GAATATTAGGAGGCGGATAGTGTTTATGTTTAAAAAAATAAGTATTATAGCTATGACATTATCTTTATGCCTTTTTGGTTGTTCAAAGGAGCCAGGCAAAGAATATCCTAGCCAATACCCTGATTCACCATCATATCAGATTGATGATATCCTGTATCCAGAAAATCCAGGGACACATGTTTTAAAAAGCCAAGTTGCAAATGTTGATTATTCACATACTGATTTAGGATATGTGATGGCTTATTTGAATCAAAAGAGTGATGTGAAAATTAAAATCAAGATTTCTAAGGGTGAACAAAAATATTTTTATGATTTGACAAGTCAGCAACCGATTGCTTTTCCATTACAGATGGGAAATGGGGACTATTTAATATCAGTCTTAAAACAATATCAGGGAAATGATTATTATGTAGAAAAGACACAAAAAATTCAGGTGGAATTACAAAATGAACTGACACCTTATTTATATCCTAATCAATTGGTTGATTATCAAAAAGGGGATATCATTACGACTAAAAGTATGGAAGTTGTTAAAGATGATACAAATGATTTACAACGGATTAAAGATATTTATAATTATGTGGTTGATTATTTGAGTTATGATGATAATAAGGCAGTAGAAGCTACAAAGAAATATATTATTCCTAATTTACAGGAATTATTTGTTGAAAAAAAAGGGATTTGTTTTGATTACGCTTCAATGATGACAGCGATGTTAAGAATTCAGCATATTCCAGCACGATTAATATGTGGTAATACAGATATTGAATATCATGCCTGGGTAGAAGTGTATTTAGAAGGACAGGGATGGGTGAATCCAGATATTTTTGTTGATGAGAAAACATGGACAAGAATGGATCCAACTTTTGCAAGTTCGAAATTTGACTATAATGGACAGTATGAAGCTGTTTATTACTATTAGGAGGAAATCTTATGAAACTTAACTTTGAAGAAAAATATGCTTTTACAACACAAATGGCAATGATTTTAGATGCCGGTTTTGATATGATGGAAGGGGTTGAAATGATTGCCCAAGAATCAGAAAATATGCATATTCAATCTGTCTGTCAGGATATGCTTCGTTATTTTAAAGAAGATTCCCGTTTAAGTTATGCTGTTTTAAAAAGTGATGCATTCGATCACTATATGATTCATTTGCTGGAAGTAGGCGAAATGAGCGGTCATTTAGATGAAGCAATGTTATCTCTTTCACAATATTATGAGCGTATGAATGACATGTCACGTCAATTACAGCAGGCACTGACTTATCCTATTGTGTTGTTGATGATGATGTTTGTGGTTATTGGAGTGATTGTTTTTAAGGTTTTACCTATTTTTGAAAATGTTTTAAAGAGTTTGGGAAGTGATTTATCACAATATGCTTATACATTTATGCGTTGTGGTCAGATTTTTTCATTCATCGGATTTTGTATTCTCTTATGTGTATTATTATTGATGATTGCTTTCTATGTTTATGCTAAGATTACACATACAAGTTTATTGACTTTGTTTATTGATAAGGTACCATTGATGAAAAAACTATCTCAGGCACTTTCACGAGCACAAATGACGTATGCTTTATCGATGTTTATGTCTAGTGGATATGAATTAGAAAATGCGGTTGAATATACAATTCCTTTGGTTCAGGAAAAAACGTTACAAAGTCAGTTAAAAAACTGTTTGCAGGATATGCGTAATCAGATTTCTTTTTTGGATGCAATTGCTAAATATCATATTTATCAGGGAATGAAATTAAATATGTTGCAGGTTGGTGAAAAAACTGGACGAATTGATCAGGTTTTATCTAAATTGGCAATGACTTACCAGGATGAAGTGAATGCTTCAATTACCCATTTTTTAAATGTTGTTGAACCTGCAATTGTAACATTTTTATCAGTTATTGTTGGTATTGTATTGTTATCAGTCATGTTACCAATTGTTAGTATTTTATCTTCTTTATAGGTATTGCTTATGAAAAATATTGGAAAAATATTATTTTTGTTCATCGTTGTAGCTATGATATGGACAGGGGTTCAACAGGCTGGTTCTTATTCAGAAAATGAAGATCTTCAAAGAATCAGTGATACCATTTATCAATTGAGTTTAAAGTGTTATAGTATTGAAGGAAAATATCCTCAAGATATTCATTATTTAAAAGACTATTATGGATTATTAGTTAATGAAGATGATTATCATATTCTTTATCATTATGAAGGGGATAATATTCAGCCAACAATTCATGTTTATAAGAAGGTGAAAGATTATGAATAGACAGTTTCATATTCAGACGCTCTTGTTTCTATTGTTGTTTCTGATTTTTGTGATTGGATCGTTTTTCATTGTTTCAAGTGAGATACAGGGGTATCAGAATATTCATAAAAGTATAACTTTAGAGGATGATTTATCAACACCACTTGCTTATCTCAATACAAAGATAAAAAGTTATGACCAAAAAGATATGATTGAGATAGTGACATTAGAAAAGAGTACATGTTTAAAATTGAGTGATAATGAAACATCAACTTATATTTTTTATAAAGATGGTTATTTACAGGAGGTTACTGTTGCTTTTCAATATGTTCCTTCATTAGATGAAGCAGAAAAATTATTTGCGTTAGATGATATGCAAGTGACTATTAATCATCAGATGTGTGCTATAATGGTGAAAAAAAGTGATCAGATGAAAAGGTTATCACTATATTTACATGGGTAAAGGAGGATTATCATGCAATCTAAAGTTCATTCATTCTCTTATTTGATGGAGTTGATTATTGTTATATTTTTCTTTACCATTTCTACAACGATATGTGTTTCTTTAATAGTGAAAGCAAAAGAAAAACAAACTGATGCTAAACATTTACAAGATACTTTATTGAATGTTCAATCAATGATTGAAACAATGCAGGCTTATCCTCAAAAAAATCCTGAAGAATTATTTGTGCTTACAAAAATAGATGAGCATACATATCAAGGCGATTCTTTTGTTTTAAAAATATATAGTGATAAGACAAAACATGGTGAAATTCAAATTTATCAAGGTGAGACATGTGTAGAAGAATTTCCTTTTGTTTTAGGAGGAATACACAATGAATAAAGAGAGACATGAATTTCATATGAGTGTTGGGGCAGCAACAATTTTTATGATTTTTGTTATTTTGGTGATGAGTGTTTTATCTATTTTGTCTTATTTAAGAGCGAAAAGTTATGATGAATCAATTATGAGACAAGTGATAAAAACAAGCGAATATTATCAAAGTGAAGCAAAATTGATGGATTGTTATTATCAATTGGATGTTAAAAATATTGAACATCAATTAAAAACGATGAATAGGGATTATATTTATCAAAATGGTCATTATATAATTGAAGAGAATGTTGATGAAAATCGTATTTTAAAATTGACTTTTTCAATAGATAGTGAAAAATTAGAAATCATTTCTTTAAAGACAGAAAGTAAGGAGAAAACGTATGGGAGCTAAGGAATTATTAGAAAATGTGGTGGCAATGAAGGCTTCAGATGTCTTTATTATTGCTGGTTCGCCATGTGTTGTGAAGAGAGATGGAAAAATTGAAAGATATAATGAACAAAGATTGCTTCCTCAAGATACTGAGAAGCTAATTCGTGAAATCTATGAGATTGCTCAAAAAGATGATATTGATGTGTTTATGAAAACAGGCGATGATGATTTTTCTTTTTCTATTCCAAGTGTTGGGCGTTTTCGTGTGAATGTTTATAAACAAAGAAATTCTTTTGCAGCTGTGATTAGAATTGTGAGTTTTGAATTGCCGGATCCTCATGATTTGCAAATTCCTTCTATTGTTACAGATTTAGCAAAGTTAAAAAAAGGACTTGTGCTTGTGACAGGACCAGCAGGCAGTGGAAAATCAACGACCTTAGCATGTATTATTGATCAAATTAATCGTCAACGTAATACACATATTATTACTATTGAAGATCCAATTGAATATTTACATACTCATCATAAAAGCATTGTTTCTCAGCGTGAAGTTTATCATGATACAAAGGATTATGTTTCTGCTTTAAGAGCAGCTTTAAGAGAAGCACCTGAAGTGATTTTAGTAGGAGAAATGCGTGATTTAGAGACTATGGATATTGCAATCACAGCAGCTGAAACAGGACACTTGATTTTTTCGAGTTTACATACATTAGGGGCAGCCAATACAATTGATCGTATGATTGATGTTTTTCCATCATCACAGCAACAACAGATTCGCGTTCAGCTTTCAATGGTATTAGACGCAGTGATTTCTCAACAGTTACTTCCTAGTACAGATGGAAAAATGGTTCCTGTGTTTGAAGTGATGATTTGTAATCAGGCGATTCGGACTTTGATTCGTGAAGGAAAAACGCATCAGATTGATAATGCGATTGCTTCACAACGTCATAATGGAATGATAACAATGGATGAAGCCATTGTTGAATTATATCGTCAAAATAAAATTACCAAAGAAACTGCATTAATGTATGCAGCACATGCCAATTTAATTGAGAAGAAGTTATAGAGGATGTTCACATCCTTTTTATTATCACAAATTAAATAAAATAATTACAAAAATAGGAAATATTAAAGACATTTGTGATAGATTGGTATATAATAGGAACGTAAGAATATATTCATTTATCATAGATATATATGTATAGCTTGACCCTATTAGGTTAAGAAAAAGAAGGAGAATGATTATGGAAAATAGACCAGTCTTGAACATTCAAACATTAGGAAAATTACGGATTTCATGTGGAGAGACGGTATTTCCTTTAGAGCGACAAAGAAGTGCCCAAGTTGAGTTACTAATTGTTTATTTAATTTTAAATCGTAATATGAATTTGACATCTTCACAATTAATTGATTTTTTATGGCCGGATGGTGATTCAGATAAACCTGAAGGTGCTTTGCGTAATCTTGTTTATCGTGCAAGAAAAGAAATGAAAAAATTTTTTGATGATATCAATTGTATTCAATCTCAGGGACGTGGGTATTATTGGAACTTAGATATTGAGTGTAAAATTGATTATGAAGAAATCATGAAGATGGCAAGTCGAGTTGAACAGGAAAGTGATTGGTTAAGAAAGTATGAAAAATGCTTAACATTATTGTCACTTTATCAAAATAACTTCTTGCCAGAATTTAATTATAATGATTGGATCATGCAAATGAATAATGCTTTAGAAGTGACTTGCTTAGATACTATTTTGCATACTTTTGACGTTTTGGTACAACATCAAAAGTATAATGAAATTTTAAAAATAACGAATCATCCACATATTCAAAATCTCTTAGATTCACGTTTATATGAGATGAAACTTTATGCATACTATAAATCAGAACAATATGATACAGCTTTATCATTTT
Above is a genomic segment from Candidatus Stoquefichus sp. SB1 containing:
- a CDS encoding DUF4860 domain-containing protein — translated: MNRQFHIQTLLFLLLFLIFVIGSFFIVSSEIQGYQNIHKSITLEDDLSTPLAYLNTKIKSYDQKDMIEIVTLEKSTCLKLSDNETSTYIFYKDGYLQEVTVAFQYVPSLDEAEKLFALDDMQVTINHQMCAIMVKKSDQMKRLSLYLHG
- a CDS encoding AfsR/SARP family transcriptional regulator, which gives rise to MENRPVLNIQTLGKLRISCGETVFPLERQRSAQVELLIVYLILNRNMNLTSSQLIDFLWPDGDSDKPEGALRNLVYRARKEMKKFFDDINCIQSQGRGYYWNLDIECKIDYEEIMKMASRVEQESDWLRKYEKCLTLLSLYQNNFLPEFNYNDWIMQMNNALEVTCLDTILHTFDVLVQHQKYNEILKITNHPHIQNLLDSRLYEMKLYAYYKSEQYDTALSFYRQTVDLYYSRYGMPVSQKFKGIYQLILDTIPTAQVDVDELEENLNHNGNVDTTFYCDFEVFKNIYQVNLRSARRSMKARVLALLTLEDETSTLSEKQIQEEAGILRNVIASSLRKNDVFSKFNMTQFSLIIASPDLDGARIAVNRIQKRYDEKKKHDEMILKSDLKKIN
- a CDS encoding type II secretion system F family protein; the encoded protein is MKLNFEEKYAFTTQMAMILDAGFDMMEGVEMIAQESENMHIQSVCQDMLRYFKEDSRLSYAVLKSDAFDHYMIHLLEVGEMSGHLDEAMLSLSQYYERMNDMSRQLQQALTYPIVLLMMMFVVIGVIVFKVLPIFENVLKSLGSDLSQYAYTFMRCGQIFSFIGFCILLCVLLLMIAFYVYAKITHTSLLTLFIDKVPLMKKLSQALSRAQMTYALSMFMSSGYELENAVEYTIPLVQEKTLQSQLKNCLQDMRNQISFLDAIAKYHIYQGMKLNMLQVGEKTGRIDQVLSKLAMTYQDEVNASITHFLNVVEPAIVTFLSVIVGIVLLSVMLPIVSILSSL
- a CDS encoding type IV pilus twitching motility protein PilT — translated: MGAKELLENVVAMKASDVFIIAGSPCVVKRDGKIERYNEQRLLPQDTEKLIREIYEIAQKDDIDVFMKTGDDDFSFSIPSVGRFRVNVYKQRNSFAAVIRIVSFELPDPHDLQIPSIVTDLAKLKKGLVLVTGPAGSGKSTTLACIIDQINRQRNTHIITIEDPIEYLHTHHKSIVSQREVYHDTKDYVSALRAALREAPEVILVGEMRDLETMDIAITAAETGHLIFSSLHTLGAANTIDRMIDVFPSSQQQQIRVQLSMVLDAVISQQLLPSTDGKMVPVFEVMICNQAIRTLIREGKTHQIDNAIASQRHNGMITMDEAIVELYRQNKITKETALMYAAHANLIEKKL
- a CDS encoding transglutaminase-like domain-containing protein, whose translation is MFKKISIIAMTLSLCLFGCSKEPGKEYPSQYPDSPSYQIDDILYPENPGTHVLKSQVANVDYSHTDLGYVMAYLNQKSDVKIKIKISKGEQKYFYDLTSQQPIAFPLQMGNGDYLISVLKQYQGNDYYVEKTQKIQVELQNELTPYLYPNQLVDYQKGDIITTKSMEVVKDDTNDLQRIKDIYNYVVDYLSYDDNKAVEATKKYIIPNLQELFVEKKGICFDYASMMTAMLRIQHIPARLICGNTDIEYHAWVEVYLEGQGWVNPDIFVDEKTWTRMDPTFASSKFDYNGQYEAVYYY